The Desulfatirhabdium butyrativorans DSM 18734 genome segment CCCCCCTCATGACGGCAACCCCGCCTCTTCCGGCAACCGCCGATCGAAAGCGATGTGCATACCGTCCCCGGTCTTGTCAATCTTCACCCGGACGTGAAACACGCGCTCCAGCAGATCCGGTGTCAGCACATCCCCGGTTTTTCCGAAAGCGGCCACTTTCCCCCGCTGCAGCACGATCAGCGCATCGCAGTACATGGCAGCCAGCGAAATGTCCTGCATGGCGGCGATCACGGTCCTTCCCGCCTCTTCCACCCGGATCCGGACCCGGTTCATCAGGTGGATGCACTGGTGGATGTCGAGATTGCTTGTGGCTTCATCGAGCAGCAGCACCGGGGTATCCTGCGCGAGCGCCCGGGCGAACACCACCCGTTGCCGCTCGCCTCCGCTCAAATCCGTAACGGATCGCTCCGCAAACGATTCCAAACCGGTTTCCGCAAGGATA includes the following:
- a CDS encoding ABC transporter ATP-binding protein; protein product: MTAGTVLFKLADVRFAHGKTPAIDGIDLDIPAGKFYGILGPNGSGKTTLLDLLIRHRVPQSGTIRYEDRDLQAIPRKSLAKAIALVPQSFHIRFPYTVSEIVSMGRHPHADRFSGMASEDRSFVRNILAETGLESFAERSVTDLSGGERQRVVFARALAQDTPVLLLDEATSNLDIHQCIHLMNRVRIRVEEAGRTVIAAMQDISLAAMYCDALIVLQRGKVAAFGKTGDVLTPDLLERVFHVRVKIDKTGDGMHIAFDRRLPEEAGLPS